Part of the Oncorhynchus nerka isolate Pitt River linkage group LG14, Oner_Uvic_2.0, whole genome shotgun sequence genome is shown below.
CGAACTGGTTGTTAGTGGAATAATATTTATTGTATgatatttatactgaacaaagttatgaaagcaacatgcaacaatgtaaaatattttactgagttacagttcatataaggaaatcagtccatttaaatacattcattaggccttaatctatggatttcacatgaatgggaatacagatatacatctgtaTGGTCACAGAAaccttaaaaaaggtaggggcatggatcagaaaaccagtcagtatctggtgtgcccaccatttgcctcatgcagtgctacacagctccttcgcatagagttgatcagattGTTGATTattgcctgtggaatgttgtcaaattcctcttcaatagctgtgcgaagttgctgcaTATTGGCGGGCACCGGAACAGGTTGTCTTaaacgtcaatccagagcatctctaacatgctcaatgggtgacctgcctggtgagtatgcaggccatgaaaaaactgggacattttcagcttcgaGGAATTGTGTTCAGATCCTTGCACCATgcggccgtgcattatcatggtGAAACATATGAGGTGATGGagatggatgaatggcacgacattgggcttcaggatctcgtcagggtatctctgtgcattcaaattgccatcgatacaatgcaattgtgttcgttgtcagtagtttatgcctgcccataccatattCCCACCGCCTTTGACATCATCAAACGCTCTCCCACACGTCGccatatttatttacatttttttattttacctttatttaactaggcaagtcagttgagaacaaattattattttatacacgtgatctgtggttgtgaggcgggttgtatgtactgccaaattctctaaaacgttgttggcttatggtagagaaatgaacattcaattctctggcaaaaactctggtggacattcctacagtcagcatgccaaccaCACTCCCTCAAATGTTGAGGCATCTGTGGCAtcgtgcacattttagagtggccttttattgtcccaagcacaaggtggacctgtgtaatgatcagcttcttgatatgccacacctatcaggtggatggattatcttggcaaacgagaaatgctcactaacagggatgtaaacatatttGTGCACAAGATTTttaagaaataagctttttgtgcatatggaacatattttatttcagctcataaaacatgggaccaacattatacatgttgagtttatatttttgttcaatatatatTCTGCCTGTTTAATATGTTCGATTTTGAGCAGACGATGGAATGTGCTTGACAGAACCATGGCTAGCTCCGGTTTGTGCCTGCGCCACATCAACGCATCTTGACGCAGAGGTCACTCGCAGGCCTCTGGCTCCTTCTTATGTCTTAATTATATTGATAATACACTGCATCCCATCATTTTGATGAAGGCTATTGTTCGCTGTTTTTCTATTTCGCAAGTCGTCCTACAAGATCCGAGTCTCCTTTAGGTTGGATGCACATTAAGTAGCGAACAAAATAGAATCTAATGACATGAATCAAGGCCAATCAAAATCGAGAGAACGTCTGTCTGGCTCTTCCTCATTAGAGCGCGGGATTGACAGTTCTAGGTTCAAATAATCTCCTGTTCGCTTCTACATAGAAACAACAAGAGAGTGAGAGTCCTGTATACTGGATATTAATTGCGCCTGTGTTTCGATGGGATGAGCTTGTGGAAATGATGACCCAGGGACATAGGCGGCTATTGATTCATTCGATATATGCCTACATTATCTCGTGCATGATCCTGCATCATCCTGATAATTTCTGCATTAAAATGATTTGAGCTGGATTAGAACCCATAGCCTACACATATCCTACATTCGTATTTTACAAATGCATTTGCATCTTACTGTAGACACAGCAGGTTTTTCTTTGCGCTTGGCTACATATTAAGTAACATACCCCCAACTCTGAAATTGTATTTACAACAATATAAATACAATTAGACCCTCCCCTAAATGATCCAAAAATGCTACATATTTTCGTTCATGATCACAAGTCACTACATTCACAAACGGCGTAATAAAATACACATTGAGAGAACAAAGCTGAGTATAAAATAAAATCACATCGAGAGAACAAAGCTGAGTATCGACCTCAGCTACCACAGGCCTTGCTCTTCAGATAATTggtatattttttttatctaaTGTATAGTTTTCTTTAGAGAAACAGAATGAGAGAGATGCATTGAGAGGTAAACACCATATATTATAGATTTTATTCTATACCCATAGGCCTGAAAACCTTTTCAACTTCTCAAAAATCTTCAACATTTGAATTAGATTTCTCTTTTGTATTAAATACAAATTGACCTAAATTCATGGCAAAATACTCCTTATTATCCACAAACAGCAGCAAGTGTTTCTTTTCCTTCACTCCCACATTTATATTTTCTAGGTTTTGAGGAATGGCAATGTCAAAACACTCCCTGCCTGTAGCCAACCAGCCAGAGTCTCAGTTTATCTTGAACACAACTAGGTGAGTGAGGTCTCCCAGATCCACTGACGCTACAATTCAATTCAATAACACAAGAGCGCAGGTGCATTCGCATATATGACTAGAATCATGATACTATTCTGATATAGTACAACCAGTATTCTAATCTCAGTTGTGTTGTATTTGCGTGGATTGGTGTTGCATGACCTTTAGATGCTCCGATCTGCCTCATGTCCTCTGTGCTGTTGGTCCTCTCCATCATGGGACGCAGACTGTGTTTGGCATGTGCTGACGAGACCCAATCACTCCCGATCAGTGGTAGATAGAAAAGGTGTGGATATGGATAGAATGGGGACATGGGACGCCTGTGTGCCTTCGCTTCGCTGCAAGACCGAAGCTGTATGATGGCCCCTCGAGAGGATGTCAAGGGTGAAGGACCCCTCAGGTGACTCTCTTTCTTTACTCATTCCTCACGttacctctccttcactctcttttTGCTCTATTGCACCCTACCTCTCCACACGCTCATACAACCTGTAGGCCTAGTGTGCAGCGCAAGGACCACCTCATATATTCAATGTGAGTGGGAGAACGAGTGTGAATTTGTGCAACATGGAATGTGTGTAATTTAACCTCTCCACGGTACCATATTGATTGTGGTTTTCATTGTGCCTTAGGGGGATGTCACAAAAGCTTATATGGAAATGTGTTTCAGGGTAACATTTTCTATGATTCATCGTGCACAAAAGCATTATGTAGCCTAATAACTAAACCAAACTAGACATAATGTAATGAATGAAACAGCAGACACAACAGGAATTGATTGCTGAGAGTTTTATTTGCTGCTTGTTGAGTAGTTGTGTAATGCACACAGAGGTTCTGAATATGTGGTTCAAAGGCACATCACAAGAGCCAAAAGGGTACTACTTGACTAGGTTGCAGGGTCATTCATGGTCTCATGTCTTGGTCAAAGGTCAGAGACCAGACATGAGCCGTCAGTGCAAAGCTCCAGGGGCGTGAGGGGTTAAGGGGTGAGAGAAGGTTACATGGTCATTCACGCCTATTCCTCGTCCGAGTCATCGGCAGCGCCAGAGATTATGTAGGTTTGCTCCGTTGTGTCGCTTTCCAGTGTCTCATCCTCTGATTTAACTGTTCTAAGGGAAGTAAAAAAATGAACTGGTTGAATAAGTTTCTTTACAAAGACACAATGTGAAGAAAATGTTTTCTACTGTGTTAAACTGTGTTAAACATTCTAACCTAACAATGTTCTGTCCTAACAATGGTCAATGATAAGCCTACATTACTCTCATTATTGTTTAAGTGCAGGTTACTTTTACCTGATGAGCACCGTCCTCCTCTCCGTCATCTCCACTGCCTGGTCCTCGTGGGAGTACTCCATGGAGGCGCCGTACCCATATTCACCTGCACCATTTCCCATGCCTCCTCCATTGCTTCCAGGACCCATGGCTCCAGCACCCATGCCTTTAGCACCATTGCCTATAGCACCAATTCCTCCACCATCCATGCCTCCACCCATTCCTCCAGCACCTGTGCTTCCAGCTCCTAGGCCTCTAGCACCCACGCCTCCAGCACCTTTGGCTCCAATTCCTCCAGCTCCCATTCCTCCACCACCCATGATTCCAGCTCCAACCCTGCCTCCAAGGCCATGGCCTCCTGCACCCATGCCTCCTGCACCCATCCCTCCACCTAAGCCTCCAGCTCCACCCATTCCTCCACCACTGCCTCCAGGTCCAATGCCTCTAGCCATGCCCACACTCATCCCAGCGCTCATGGAGCCTGAGCTGCTACTCATTATGGACATGGTCCCAACCATGGTTGTGAGTCGCAAGTCCTCACCCTCAATCAGCTTCCTATGAAAACAGAGAAAAGCCGTATCAATGGATCAGAATCAAGAATATGACATTACCACAAATGCACTCTTCTAAAGGTTATTTACATGCTCTATATGATCCTATCTAAATCCATTGCACTAAACCTGGCACCACCTGAGTGGTACCTCACCTGTAAGTTGTGATCTCAATCTCTAGAGCCATCTTCATGTTCAGAAGGTCCTGGTATTCACGCAGGTGTAGAGCGATTTTCGACTTGGTGGATTTCAGCTCCTCCTTCAGGGCCTCAATTCTTGCCTGTGATGTCAAAAGAGCAAGCTTGAGTTTGCACCTTagtaggctacagatgaaagGTTCAACACCAACCATACATATGCAGCCTACTTGGATTTGAACTGTGTACAATCAATTCAGATATATTTAATGGTTGAGTTCTGTAGTAAACCGGACTGATCGAACATGCTCACCTGAAGATCCTCCAGCTCTTTCTTGTACTTTTCCTGTGCTTCACGAACTTGTGCCTCCAGAGCCTCATTCTTGGTTTTCAGAGCTTCCAGGCCACGCTCTTTGTTTAGGATCTTCAAAAGGTTAggaaaaatacaataaaaatgcATTATTCATTCACATTTTGATTGAGGAAAAATGTCCATTGCCATAGGCTACAACTCTTATTTAGATTTAGCCTCAGTAATAATAGTTCATGTGTCACATTTTACAACCATGTAGGAATATCTTCATCAAATAGCCTAACTTACATCCTTCTTGGCGCCAGAAACTTCTTCCCTGACACTTCGAACCATATCCACATGTTTTGTCGTCTTGTTGTTCAGGTCTTCAAATTTACTTTTATACCAGGAATCCATTTCCTAGAACATTTAGGGGCCATGAAACACATATTCTGGGGGTCACGCCTTGAAATGAATGACTGTTGTATGTATACCGTCCAGTTAATTATAAATAGGCCTAGGCATACCTGTAGATTTTTTGCCGCAATTTCGTCATACTGAGCTTGGATTTGTTTGAGAGCGCCTGAGAGGTCGGGGAGGTCATAAGCGCTCTGGGCTGAGGAATGGGCAGCATATATCATTTTCAGTAGCTCTTCAATTTCCTGAGAAAGAAAAAAAGGTTCAATTAAGTCCAGTGTAATACTATTTTGGGGTTTATATGGTCCCACCACTAGTGTTGTGTTGATATTTTTGGAGTTAAAACGACACTAATTGGAGTAAATATCCAACTCTCATAGTTGCTTAAATTGAATTCCACATATTGAAAAacacatattgaaacaatgtaaaAACATCTACCTGCaacagagcatgctgggaaatatgacagCGGCCCCTCCCACATATGTGGATAACTCCATAGATTTAACTGCCTGTCTCTGGTTACTCTTAATGGAGTTAAAAGCACTTCATCCCAATGAACTCCAGTTATCAACACAGGAAGAATATCACTCTCTTGAGGGTTAAGATAACTCCTATAAGTGAATTTAACCCACATTTGTTTAAAACACTGATTACAACTATCCTTGATTTACTGTTTAGCATTTTGTCCATTAGCTAGAGTTGGTACAGGTCGGTCCAAATCAATCAGTGCACGCTATACGGGACCTACCGCTTTGTGCACCCTCTGAAGGAATTCAATCTCCACCTCCAACTGCTCAAGCTGTTTCTCCAGGGCGATGCGCTGAGAGGTGGCTCTGTCCACATCCTGAATACCACATAGCGGCACACAATGGCGTCAATGGCACTTTAATGTGTATTAGGCAATTTTGGCTAAGATTATACAGTGATTAAACAACCTCTCACCGGACGGAATGCTTCTATCTCCATCTCGACCCGCCTTCTCAGCTCAACTGCCTCCTCGTATTTGACTTTGGTTATCTCCAGTTGACCTGCCATGGCCTCTTTACCGGCTAAAGCTTGGTCCTGTAAACCAAAACACAGATTAACCTTTATTGGGGTATAAAGGTAACAAGCCGATAATAAATGATAGGCTGTGTCAGCCGTGTCACCATATTGGACACATTCTAATTGTCGCTCTCTTccattctttctccctctcctcctgtgtgtgtgtgtgtgtgtgtgatttctgtTTTCTGCAAGGTAAACAAGAAAAACAGGGATAGTGATGACGTGTGGATTAAGCCATTCCGTCTCACCCGCTGCCTTCTCATCTGATCTGCAATCCTCTTCAGATCTCTCAGCTGATCCTCATAGAGTTTGCGCAGGCCCGACGGCTTCACGAACCGGTTCTGGATGCCGTCAATCTCCATCTCCAACAGCTTGTTCTGCTGCTCCAGGGACCGAACCTTTTTAAGAGAATGACAATGGCAGGGTATGAATTATCATCAAGTTCGCCAGGGCCCCCCACTTGAATATGCTCGCTGCCCAAATAAGTGGGAATAATGAGCGCCTCCGTCTCCACAGCCAGAAGGCGCGTTTCTCCACTGCAGGCCTGTATGGCACACTCAAGCAAGCGTAGTCTAATCAGACAAATTCCATCAAATAAACATTGTTCCCCTACGTTAAGGGCAGCAGAATATCGCACAGATGTTAAAGAATATTGGCAGTGGCACTGAGGCAATGTATCCGGCCAGAATCTACACACAATTGCACATGCATGTTGAAGAACAGATATGTGTAGGATGTAGCTTACTAGAAAGTGGGCTCTCTCTAATTAGAAAAGGCACTAAACAACAAGTTCATCCCCATATGTTGCGTGAAGTAGTCTGTGCGCGCACACCTATCCAATAAACTGTTTGTGTGCACTAGCCTTGGCGCCTTGTGTGTAAGCAAGCCTGGTGAGTGCTTACCTTCTCAATGTAAAGAGCAAGTCTGTCGTTCAATACGACCATCTCCTGCCGCTCACCACTGCGCGTGCTGAGGAATTCTTTGTTCTCGGCAGCAGAAGCGTCCAGGTCCACCGGGGCCCCGTTGCCATAGCCCACACATGCCATGGTTCCCACATTCCCGCTAAAATGACAGACAGTTCAACACTCACCGCTTGACCTGGAGATAACTGACGTCACTTTGTTATTCTGTGAACATCAAGGCATAACGTAAACATTAAACGTTTTAAAGGTTATTGTCACTTGCACGTCATATCACAGCCACATGGTTGATCGATGGCCTGTCAAATAATATTTTATTAATTTCCAGGTGCCACATTTGTTCCTACTCTGATGTCAgatgcaaaaaaaaatgttttggctGCGCTGAAGAAGTCTATATCCgtccgctaatacaggactagtaaaggccagTACTTCtgtgataaaaaaaaatacaaaatgtatttgtatttgaGTGTTTAATAGCATTTATAACTTGAGTCTGATAATTATCTGATAATTATCTGACAATCTGAAGCCTAATACTTGCTTGATATAAAGTATGGTTTGCTGTTTCTTGAAATACTTTGCAAATGCAACCTATTTCTACGTGAAAATTGAAATGGTCCATTCATTAATTGTACTAGTCACGCTTATCCAAAGAAACTTACTGTAGTGAGTGCATACCTAGTGCATACCTATTCATACttttttgtactggtcccccgtggaaATCAAAACCACAACCCTAGCATTGCAAGAACATGctgtaccaactgagccacatcatcATAAACCACTTGATGTCTCAGTGTACTCAATTACTGTATTGTGCATTGTTTTCCTTCATGGTGATAGAAAGTCTACAGGTACAAACCTAGATGACCAGCCAA
Proteins encoded:
- the LOC115142257 gene encoding glial fibrillary acidic protein-like; the encoded protein is MSRSPERISSYRRHFEDISSSSSYQVRVSSPSPTLRVNRHQSANYSPSAGASRMQAQTMGRRTVSTSRNARMSGGNVGTMACVGYGNGAPVDLDASAAENKEFLSTRSGERQEMVVLNDRLALYIEKVRSLEQQNKLLEMEIDGIQNRFVKPSGLRKLYEDQLRDLKRIADQMRRQRDQALAGKEAMAGQLEITKVKYEEAVELRRRVEMEIEAFRPDVDRATSQRIALEKQLEQLEVEIEFLQRVHKAEIEELLKMIYAAHSSAQSAYDLPDLSGALKQIQAQYDEIAAKNLQEMDSWYKSKFEDLNNKTTKHVDMVRSVREEVSGAKKDILNKERGLEALKTKNEALEAQVREAQEKYKKELEDLQARIEALKEELKSTKSKIALHLREYQDLLNMKMALEIEITTYRKLIEGEDLRLTTMVGTMSIMSSSSGSMSAGMSVGMARGIGPGGSGGGMGGAGGLGGGMGAGGMGAGGHGLGGRVGAGIMGGGGMGAGGIGAKGAGGVGARGLGAGSTGAGGMGGGMDGGGIGAIGNGAKGMGAGAMGPGSNGGGMGNGAGEYGYGASMEYSHEDQAVEMTERRTVLIRTVKSEDETLESDTTEQTYIISGAADDSDEE